The window TAGATTAAATACGATTCTAGTGGCAGGCGACAGTGTGTTCATTGCTTCTTGAACGTATTCCATTTCTATTGCACTTTCAATGTTATTGAATGAAACGCATGTGTTTGAATTAGGCTCATTTTGATCTTCGAAAATTGCCTCATATCTCTTCTTATTCTTTCTAAAATCATCTAGTGCCGTGTTAATCACTATTCTGCGAATCCACGCTTCGATAGGTTTATTAGTATCATATTTCTTAATATTTACTAGAACCTTTAAAAATGATTCATTTACTAAAGCAGCCGCGTCATCTACATTTCTTTTGTAGCGTAAGGCAGAGCTCATCATAATACCAAAGCATTGATCGTACAGAAGAAGTTGAGCTTTTTTATCTCGCTTCTTAATTTTCTTTAGAAACTCTTTATCTAGATGCACCCCTCTTCTTTAGTTAAGTCTGTTGTAGAATTAAAGGAAAGGAAACGTTCACTAGATATGGTTTTAGAAAATTTCTTTAAGTTCTGATTTCTAAAATTTTCATTCGACATCGCGTATCTTTTCTTCTCTTTATAGATTTCTCATCATTTATTAATTTATTAATTTATTAATTTATTAATTTATTAATTTATTACAGTTACAAAGCCATGTTTTGAACCTGATTCCCCAAATATATCTGTAAATTTTACTCTCCAAAAATAAACTCCGTCAACAGCATTTCCTCCATCCCATAAAATGGATGTATCCTCCGAGTTAAACACGGTATTTCCCCATCGATTCACAATAAAGGTTTCCATTTTATCAATTCCGGAAATTTGCACGGGCTGAAAAGTATCATTGATAAAATCTCCATTCGGAGTTATAACGTTCGGAAGTTCTAAAAAGACAGTTGGATTCAATATATTCCCATTTCCTGAATCTGTTTGGCAATCTTCAATTTCAATTATTAATGAGTCACTAAAGGTCAAGCAAGGTGTATAGATGGTGTATACAACCATGTGAACACCAGCACCAGCTAACAATGGGTCAAATGTTCCTAAGACGGAATCAGTTATGCCCAGACCAGTCCAAATTCCTCCATCATTTTCGGAAGAAAGTACTTGAATATCATCATCCAAACACAGATCCAAATAAGTTGTCGAGTCAGTGACAAATCCCGTATTCGGCATTTTATTTGGATAATTTGGCAACCCAACGGTGCAGTAATAAGGAGATAAGTCTACAGCTGCACTAACAAATCCGCATCCAGTGCCAACAATATTTGGATTACTGATTTTACAGAGATCCCTCCCAACGTCTGCAACATAGAGTAAACTGTCTCTTCCAAGGGCAATTTGACCGAACTGACCATTACCCGGATAAGTTTGAATGGAAATAGAAATAAGCGTGGCTGAAAGAGCAATATCGCTTGGACTCCCAGCAGATAGATTAAATTGAAAAAGAGAGGTAGTCAGGGCAGGTCCTACATTTGACGTTGTAGCGTATATTAATTCTCCATTTGGAGAAAATTCTACACCATAATAAAAGTCCTGAGAAATTACAGGGAGATCGATACGATTGGAAAGCAAACCTGTTGCCGCATCGAAGTCAAAAACCTCCATCGGATGAAAGAATCCAGTAGCAGATACAATTTTTGTTCCGTCTAAATTTGCAGCCATACAGCCTATTGGTTGAGTGCTAGTCATTGGACTCCCAATAGCACTCTCCACAGGAGTTAAAGAGATTCCTTCACAAGTAATCAAATAAGACAGGTATGTTCCATCTACCTTTCCAACCACAAGCCAATAATCATAGCCGTTTTCATGCTGTATGATTTTATTGTTTTCTTTTAGGTCTANTGAAGCTCGAATCGGTGTGTTTTTCGTTGCNGTAANGACCTCTCCTAAACCACCGTTGAGTGACATGTCTACTTCCGAGTAGAACAAATTAAGGAATTCTTCTGAGTAGTAATTAGGACCAAAGTTTAGTGTAATCACGTAATAAATATTGTCTGAAAAGGGTTTTTTGATGATCGAAACTCCCTGACTAAAAGTTTCATGTCCTAATAAACCAGAACCATTTATCATTAGATTGTGGGAACTATCCCAAATGTTTATCCCATTCGAGTAAAACAACAAATCACCATTTGGCGAGGATATATCCGAAACTCCTTCTAAATGATTTGAACTGTTTGGATCACCGCCGGTGGGAGTAATAGAAGAAAATGAAACACTTGCAAAATGTCCAAATTTCCAATTATCTTTTTCTCCTTGAGCGTTCGCGGAAAGAGA is drawn from Flavobacteriales bacterium and contains these coding sequences:
- a CDS encoding RNA polymerase sigma factor, producing the protein MHLDKEFLKKIKKRDKKAQLLLYDQCFGIMMSSALRYKRNVDDAAALVNESFLKVLVNIKKYDTNKPIEAWIRRIVINTALDDFRKNKKRYEAIFEDQNEPNSNTCVSFNNIESAIEMEYVQEAMNTLSPATRIVFNLYVFDGYSHQEISEKRSITIETSKWHVKEARKKLR
- a CDS encoding gliding motility-associated C-terminal domain-containing protein; amino-acid sequence: MLKLFFSVILISVSLSANAQGEKDNWKFGHFASVSFSSITPTGGDPNSSNHLEGVSDISSPNGDLLFYSNGINIWDSSHNLMINGSGLLGHETFSQGVSIIKKPFSDNIYYVITLNFGPNYYSEEFLNLFYSEVDMSLNGGLGEVXTATKNTPIRASXDLKENNKIIQHENGYDYWLVVGKVDGTYLSYLITCEGISLTPVESAIGSPMTSTQPIGCMAANLDGTKIVSATGFFHPMEVFDFDAATGLLSNRIDLPVISQDFYYGVEFSPNGELIYATTSNVGPALTTSLFQFNLSAGSPSDIALSATLISISIQTYPGNGQFGQIALGRDSLLYVADVGRDLCKISNPNIVGTGCGFVSAAVDLSPYYCTVGLPNYPNKMPNTGFVTDSTTYLDLCLDDDIQVLSSENDGGIWTGLGITDSVLGTFDPLLAGAGVHMVVYTIYTPCLTFSDSLIIEIEDCQTDSGNGNILNPTVFLELPNVITPNGDFINDTFQPVQISGIDKMETFIVNRWGNTVFNSEDTSILWDGGNAVDGVYFWRVKFTDIFGESGSKHGFVTVIN